The following are encoded together in the Triticum dicoccoides isolate Atlit2015 ecotype Zavitan chromosome 6B, WEW_v2.0, whole genome shotgun sequence genome:
- the LOC119322267 gene encoding bidirectional sugar transporter SWEET6b-like has protein sequence MVSADVARNIVGIIGNVISFGLFLSPVPTFWRICKAKDVQEFKPDPYLATLMNCLLWFFYGLPIVHPNSTLVLTINGIGLVIEGAYIIIFIIYAAKNTRWKMLGVLAIQAAFMAAVVAGVLVGAHTHEKRSMIVXILCVIFGSIMYASPLTIMGKVIRTKSVEYMPFFLSLVNFLNGLCWTGYALIKFDIYITIPNALGTIFGLIQLILYGYYYRSTPKKGKNVELPTVLTKNAVTSGNVSVTIEK, from the exons ATGGTTTCCGCCGACGTGGCTCGCAACATCGTCGGCATCATTGGCAATGTCATCTCCTTTGGGCTCTTCCTCTCCCCTGT GCCGACGTTCTGGCGTATCTGCAAGGCCAAGGACGTGCAGGAGTTCAAGCCGGACCCCTACCTGGCGACGCTCATGAACTGCCTGCTCTGGTTCTTCTACGGGCTCCCTATCGTCCACCCCAACAGCACCCTCGTCCTCACCATCAACGGCATCGGCCTCGTCATCGAGGGCGcctacatcatcatcttcatcatctacgCGGCCAAGAACACAAGG TGGAAGATGCTCGGCGTGCTCGCCATCCAGGCAGCGTTCATGGCTGCCGTGGTGGCCGGTGTGCTCGTCGGCGCCCACACCCATGAGAAGCGCTCCATGATCGTA NGCATCCTCTGCGTCATCTTCGGCTCCATCATGTACGCCTCCCCGCTCACCATCATG GGTAAAGTGATCAGGACCAAGAGTGTGGAGTACATGCCATTCTTCCTGTCACTGGTAAACTTCCTCAACGGTCTCTGCTGGACGGGCTATGCGCTAATCAAGTTTGACATCTACATCacg ATCCCCAATGCCCTCGGTACAATCTTCGGCCTCATCCAGCTGATCCTTTACGGGTACTACTACAGATCTACCCCCAAGAAGGGCAAGAATGTCGAG